Proteins co-encoded in one Triplophysa dalaica isolate WHDGS20190420 chromosome 16, ASM1584641v1, whole genome shotgun sequence genomic window:
- the tmem35 gene encoding novel acetylcholine receptor chaperone encodes MASPRTITIVALSFALGLFFVFMGTIKLTPRLSKDAYGEMKRAYKSYAKALPALKKMGISSVLLRKIIGTLEVACGVVLTLVPGRPKDVANFILLLVMLAVLFFHQLVGDPLKRYAHALVFGILLTCRLLIARQGEDRPEREERREEQINAQEKNKVKIS; translated from the exons ATGGCTTCGCCCAGGACAATAACCATCGTCGCCCTCTCCTTTGCACTGGGTCTCTTTTTCGTGTTCATGGGCACAATTAAACTCACTCCAAGATTAAGCAAAGATGCATATGGTGAAATG AAAAGAGCGTATAAGAGTTATGCCAAGGCACTTCCTGCACTGAAAAAGATGGGCATTTCTTCTGTTCTTCTACGCAAGATCATCGGTACCCTTGAGGTTGCATGTGGCGTGGTTCTGACCCTCGTACCAGGAAGACCAAAAGACGTGGCAAACTTTATCCTGCTATTGGTCATGCTGGCTGTGCTTTTCTTTCACCAGCTGGTTGGAGATCCCCTAAAACGCTACGCCCATGCCCTGGTATTCGGTATTTTGCTAACTTGCCGGCTGCTTATCGCTCGTCAGGGCGAGGACAGGCctgagagagaggagagacgAGAGGAGCAGATCAATGCCCAGGAAAAGAACAAGGTCAAAATCTCTTAG
- the cenpi gene encoding centromere protein I, producing MAELSNPTGLAPDQSGGTDSTVSTASNRSLRLAEKEKKKGEANPFGLAVKYLSRVEASTVVRGNDELERSLVVVETVALSNGLHPDAIAMLLDMALSLNAGTANCTRVLKFLIPATVVPQEAIVRGMSWLCVGKMPMNAQVFFVRWVLTVFDLIDCKDHLRSIYGFIFSFVTEENLCPFICHLLYLLTMREHVHPYRVRKLLDIQAKMGRQPFLTQLLALYKVFRPDLVTVSVPSRGRTGFKNYNAPWKVSLSAVQRKNKGAVLDDQSLSLDVKEKPLSRKRKLHHLEIPPLSSVFHSNSKGKVFGLQELRSFKQLLENIDNIELPAQMGSLLGSALSLHYLDCVQDESAFLRLNFWLGHSLQEEFLLCPVDGSSDNTSEACRFLSTILSSQQFLQESFSSTESFLYKFLSLWDGCLLRPQILDLLSDIPLMPSFYMRKLLFEPLKQLYFTSTVFFKCSVIECLNNMLVKWLTWHSVSVVKGGLDISLNSNSTMAMSLSGFMDSVMELVRFVGLLASEGLRLENCHVLLLNQTLAFYETVCDMFLKFSLPLIIMLPAGVFYPALFATDSVSVDRLGYIMYRYRKNLTLAKRQEKQREQTFHISRNTYKEFNRNLQAMVNSMWNSSWCLPGSDLEIDKDLIALSKVAEPWCRFDLIHHPALFSYAVEFHQKCWPEMKDVDLGSIKTGKYWNWYMEFLFNQGFDGLNNFIQTNTGHSSSSLSSQDDRQPASQP from the exons ATGGCCGAATTATCTAACCCGACCGGGTTAGCGCCGGATCAATCCGGAGGAACAGATTCAACCGTATCCACTGCAAGCAACCGGAGTTTACGTTTGgcggaaaaagaaaagaagaaaggcGAGGCGAATCCATTTGGGCTTGCTGTGAAGTATCTTTCTCGGG TGGAAGCTAGCACAGTGGTTAGAGGGAATGATGagctggagagaagcctggtgGTTGTGGAGACGGTTGCCCTCAGTAATGGTCTCCATCCAGATGCCATCGCAATGCTTCTAGATATGGCTTTAAGCCTCAATGCAG GAACTGCCAATTGCACTCGAGTGCTTAAATTTCTGATACCTGCCACAGTTGTGCCACAGGAGGCCATTGTGAGAGGGATGTCGTGGCTCTGTGTTGGGAAAATGCCAATGAACGCACAG GTTTTCTTTGTCCGTTGGGTACTCACCGTGTTTGACTTGATTGACTGCAAAGACCACTTGAGGTCAATTTATGGGTTCATTTTCAGCTTTGTGACTGAAGAAAATCTG TGCCCGTTCATCTGTCACCTGTTGTATCTTTTAACAATGAGAGAACATG TCCATCCATACAGAGTGAGGAAACTCTTGGACATTCAGGCCAAAATG GGCAGACAGCCTTTTCTCACACAACTTCTGGCACTCTATAAAGTGTTCCGGCCAGACTTAGTGACAGTCTCTGTTCCATCAAGAGGAAGg ACTGGTTTTAAGAATTACAACGCTCCTTGGAAAGTGTCCCTGAGTGCTGTGCAAAGGAAAAACAAGGGTGCAGTTCTGGATGACCAGAGCCTGAGTCTGGATGTGAAAGAGAAGCCATTATCCAGAAAGAGG AAACTGCATCACCTTGAGATACCTCCCTTGAGCTCAGTTTTCCACAGCAACTCCAAAGGGAAGGTCTTTGGTCTGCAGGAGCTCCGTTCTTTCAAACAGCTGCTGGAGAACATTGATAATATAGAG CTGCCTGCCCAGATGGGTTCTCTTCTCGGATCGGCCCTGTCTCTGCACTACCTCGACTGTGTGCAGGATGAGTCAGCCTTCCTGCGCCTTAACTTTTGGCTTGGGCACTCGTTGCAAGAGG AGTTTTTACTGTGTCCTGTGGATGGGAGTTCTGACAACACTTCTGAAGCCTGTCGTTTCCTGAGCACCATCCTCTCCTCACAGCAGTTCCTACAG GAGAGTTTCTCCAGCACAGAGAGTTTTCTTTATAAGTTCCTGAGTTTGTGGGACGGCTGTCTGCTCCGGCCGCAGATTCTGGATCTTCTCAGTGACATTCCCTTAATGCCCAGCTTCT ACATGAGGAAGCTCCTTTTCGAGCCACTGAAGCAGCTGTATTTTACCTCCACCGTGTTTTTCAAG TGTAGTGTCATTGAGTGTCTGAACAACATGCTGGTGAAGTGGCTGACATGGCATTCAGTCAGCGTGGTGAAGGGCGGCTTGGACATCAGCCTCAACAGCAATAGCACCAT GGCTATGTCCCTGTCTGGGTTCATGGACTCTGTCATGGAGCTGGTGCGTTTTGTTGGATTGCTGGCATCTGAGGGACTCCGTCTGGAGAACTGCCATGTGCTACTGCTCAACCAGACACTTGCCTTCTATGAGACG GTATGtgacatgtttttaaagttCAGCTTACCCTTGATCATCATGCTCCCGGCGGGTGTTTTCTACCCAGCGCTCTTCGCAACAGACTCAGTCAGTGTGGATCGACTAGGCTACATCATGTACAG GTACAGGAAGAATCTGACCTTGGCTAAGAGACAAGAGAAGCAGAGAGAG CAAACATTTCACATAAGCCGAAATACGTACAAGGAGTTCAATCGAAATCTTCAAGCCATGGTGAACTCCATGTGGAACTCTTCATGGTGCCTTCCTGGCTCGGACCTTGAGATCGACAAGGATCTAATAGCTCTAAGCAAGGTGGCCGAACCTTGGTGCCGCTTCGACCTAATCCACCACCCAGCGCTTTTCAGCTACGCCGTTGAATTTCACCAGAAG TGTTGGCCAGAGATGAAGGATGTAGATCTTGGTTCCATAAAG ACTGGAAAGTATTGGAACTGGTACATGGAGTTTCTCTTTAATCAAGGCTTTGATGGCCTCAACAACTTTATTCAGACCAACACAGGCCACAGCTCTTCTTCTTTGAGTAGTCAAGATGACCGACAGCCTGCAAGTCAGCCTTGA